The genomic window AGGTGGTAGACCATAAATATAAGGTTCTTGGTGTGCACAGGCTCCGAGTAATTGATGGTTCAACGTTTAGGGAGTCACCAGGCACTAATCCTCAAGCGACTGTCATGATGATGGGCAGGTAAGATCATTACCTATATGTTTAGAAATAAATGAACCCGAACCATCTTCAAAgaaaatgtaatttcttttgGTGATATGTGTGCAGGTACATGGGATTGAAGATTTTACGAGAGAGATTAGGAGCAGCAGCTGGTGTGTAAAGGCCAAAACGATCAACAAGGGAGCAGAAAAGTGAGGTGTTGGTTGTAATGTGGAAATGTAATTTTGTCATTCTAATTCTTAGTAAGCtgtttatatatataggaaGGCTTGCGAAAATATGAAAGTCCATAATATATATTCTCAACTATATTTGTTAATGATAATCTACCTGCTGGTATTCATGGATGCATCTTCCTCTCTTCGCTTGTCATCTTCCCAAGCATATATCTCTTAGATCAATTTCCCGGCTTCTATCTTCATACCATATTGTTGGGTATCCATGGTAGTCCTCTCCCAACTGCACAAGCCAGGCAAAGTCACACCTGATTAATGGAGATACAGAATCACTTACAATCATTATTGATAGAATTCTCTGTTGATCAATGTTGGAAACCTAGAATTAGTAGGAATAATTTGAGTTTGTTAGGTTGAATCATTAGGGGATAAGATTGTTGTATCATCTCATAACTTAGTTTCCTGGTTTTGGGGTTTTGTTAGGATTTAGAATCcttttggtagtgattttaaaaagtgtttttaaccttttaatacttaaaaatttgtatcatgtgttagaaatgttagaaacgttttctaaaattactaccgCATTCTTAAAGAGTGCAGTCATTTTAGGAAGTGAAATGAATACTTCCGGAGGTTGTAAAGCTTCAGTGGTCTACACAACAAGTTCAGATTCGTCTCATCAACAATGGAccattcaaaaattgaatggcAAAAACTATACTCAGTGGTCCCGGTCTGCAATCATCTCCATCAGGGGTAGAGGAAAAATCGGGTATATTACTGGAAGTGTCAAGGAACCGAAGAAGGAAGATGAGTATCAGCACCATACTTGGGAAACTGATAATTCCCTTGTGCCTACCTTTCTCTTCCACAGAACGGCAAAGGGGCTATGGGATGCCGTGAAGGAAATGTACTCGGATCTGGAGAACTCTGCAGAAGTTTTCGAACTCAAATCCAAAGTACGAGATCTTCGGCAAGGCACATGGGGTCACTCAATATTACAGCCTGCTATCAGAGCTTTGGCAAGAACTCGATATGTTCGATACCCTCGTGTGGAAGTGTGCTGACGATGGCCTGCAGTATCGGAAAACCGTTGAAAAAGAGAGGGCGTTTGATTTTCTTGCAGGATTGAATAAAAGTCTGGATGATGTTCGTGGTCACTTGATTAGCCAGAAGCCGTTCCCTTCCATCCGAGTGATCTTTGCCGACGTCAGAAGAGAGGAAAGTCGGAGAAGGGTTATGGTGGGAGATTCTGGAAGACAGAACAATACTCCAGTGGAGCCATTAGCCTTGGCAGTCAAAAATCCTGATAATGCTGGCAACCAGAGACGGGAAGGGAAGCAATGGTGTGTTTACTGCCGTCTTACAAATCACACCAGAGAGAACTACTGGAAGCTACACGGCAGACCTCCAAACTGGCGCAGCAATAAGCAATCCGAAAGAGCTCCACAAACTGCAGCTGCAGTAGAAAATCCCCAAAATTCCCGAGTAGATCTAGCTGGTTTCAACAAATATCATATTGAGCAATGGTGGAAATTGTTTAATCAATCCCAAAACACGTCCAGTGATATTCCTTCCTGAACTATTGCTCAAAAAGGTACCTTCGTCAATGCATTGAATGCCAAGTCATGTCACCTTTGGATCATTGGTTTAGTGGCAATTGATCACATCACCTTAGAACCCGTATAGCATCGATTTTAGATAACACTtccaatattttcattttatctgTTAGAAATATTCGAAAcgttttctagaatcactatcaaacgtaCTCTTACTCTCCATATCAAGGAAACTTTAAGGTTAAAATTACAGATGACTCATTATCTCGTGTTGTAGGATCAATTATTCTCTCAAAAAACATAATCCTTGATTCTGTTTTACAGTTGCCTAATCTCTCTTCTAATCTTCTGTGCATAAGCAAATTAACCTAAGACTTTAATTGTATAGTTAAATTCTCCTCTTCTATGTGTGAATTTCAGGATCCACATTCAGGGAAGATGATTTGCAATGACCAGGAACATGAGGGACTTTACATGTGTGAAGATGAAATAAGCATTTGTGGGCATGCAAGAGTACAAAGTTTAGATGTTTTTAATGCTAATGACGATGAAATAATGTTGTGGCCCTTAGGTTAGGTCACCCAAGTTTCCGGTACCTTAAACATTTCCTCCCATCTTTGTTTTCTAGTAAAAGTGTGGATTTCGGCTAAGCATTGCACATTTTCCTTCTCACCCTCTAAACCATTCTCATTGATTCATAAGATGATGACACTTATTTCACAGAACCGTCAACAAAAATTTGGCATATTTTGCCAAACTTCCAATTTCTTTATTGGATACTTCACCAACTTCTGCTGCTCAAGATTTTGTTTCCACACATGGGACATAAACCCTCGACTCAGAAGGCTGAGCCACTATCATACTGATGAACCCTTCAATACCAAAATAAGATACACAACATGGGAAACAGACACACTGCCAAACAGATATCTAAACTAAAAACTTATACTACACGTTACGTAGAGATATCAGTTGTAATGTGAAATGCAATCTCATTATTCTAATTCCTAACGAGAAAGGCTTCCaacaaatattatatattcTCAATTTTGGTTTGTGATGAATTACCTGCTGGTATCTCCATTGATGCACTGTCCTCAGTCCCAACTCAGAATGCTTCTTTTTTGCCCCTCAGCATTCTAGTATTCTTCTGAAGTCGTTCTTCCTTGAAACAGTCTCCAACTACAATCGGGTTGAATCTATTAAGAAGCAGGTACGAGAAATAAAAGTTCATGAGGGGTTAAGTAACATTCATGAGGTTCATGCCATAGTATATCAATAAGCACGGTTACAGAAGTACAAACtagaatttaatttatgttaCTAATGCGAACCATTCATACACTTAAAGACGGCAGTGTTAAATATTTTCCCAGTACATAGATGAAGCATTGAATTCACAGAAGGATTTCAGAAGTCTTCCCAGTTTCAAACAACCACAAGTACAGCAACTAAAACAATTTAAGGGCAGGAACTGAGATTTATTTTGGTTCAAACCGAGTTGATGATACTTGAGGAAGTCTTGCAAAGTACTTGCCCAATGATGCCTTTGATTACAAGCTATACACCACAACCAACTGCTTCACCGGGTTTGAGCTTCAAATCATCAACAAAGCCATTATTCAGAGAACGTTGCAAGTCAAAATCTTCCAAGCTCCTAGGATGGTGCTGCATCGTATGGGTCTTGAGATCCTATGTTGTTCATGAAAGTGAAGTACACTTTTGTTGGAAGAGATTATTCTTCTAAATGGGCCTTTCATCAAATATTTAACTGGAACGAGGCCATAGTTTAAATGAAAATCCATGCTCACTTGCACTGCCGCCAGACGACCTTCTCAGTCTCTGCCAGAACTCCCTTCTCCTCCCAGTGCTCAAAGGCCCTGAGCTCGAGTACCTCCTAAAGGATCCAGAGTCTTGACCCTCAAATCCCATCGAGGTACTCACCAAATCTGATACTGATAGCGCCATCTTTGTATCAAAACTTGAATCATGGCCAGCCACAGGGTGATGGACCTGTGAAACTTCCAGAAGCTCACCCAAGACTCTACTACTCTTTCTAATTACATCAATAGACAAATTCTCTTGGCTGAAACTTTTTGATGCTAGATCCTTTGTCTCATCATACTCACTGCACACTAGCTTCAAGGCTTGAACAACTTCACCCATGAAAGGACGGTGAGACACTTCTGGTTGCACGCACATTGATGCAATTGCTGCTACCTTGGCTGCACTATCGAATGGGGAGCTTGACTTCAGAGCTGGGTCGATGATTGTTTCTAGGCCTTCCTTGGTTGTGAGAAGTGGACGAGCCCAAGCAACCAGATTTTCTTGACCTGGTGGCTGTGACAAGTCCACTGGCTTTCTTCCTGTTAGGAGCTCAAGAAGGACTACACCATAACTGTAAACATCACTTTTCACGAGAAGATGGCCAGTCATTGCATATTCTGGAGCTAAGTAGCTGGAAAACAAGAAGTTTATTGGATAAGAGACTTGAGATTTTGAAGCACAAAGCAATAAAACAACGAGAAAAAGAAACTACCGTCCACAGGCAAAATATACCACTGATATAGCTTAAGAATAGGGTAGCATCATGATTATCTAAGTTCTATTATGGAATCATGGATTATGCATATAATTTTCCTGGGTACCGGATACAAAGCCGGGTTAAATTAGCATACCATGATCTTTTTCAGGAGCAGCCTAAGGTGAGTTTAGGGCAAAAAGAATATGGAAAAAGTATGGAAGATGATGTGCTTTGCTATAGAGAAATGCTGCTGCTTAAATTCATGTTTCTGGATTCGATCTGCTAACTGGGTATGGAGTATTATTGTTGATATTTCTGATTTACAAAAGAGAAATCAGTTCATATCCAACACATCAAGTTTTGAATATCCATTTTCTGTTGGGCCATATATTCTGTTAAATCTTAGTTTTGTTGAATCAGAAGGTATGTCTTTTCTGTCTTTTGCAGTGCCTGAAACCTAAAACAAACCATATTAGTGGTTATAAAGGAGAAAATTTGGAtgcaatgaaattaaaatttgtaaggGAGTAAATATGATGACGGGTGAAGGAAATTAGTACCCAAAAGTTCCCATCACGCGTGTTGAGATATGTTTGTTCCCCTCGTCAAGTGCTGTTCTAGCCAAACCAAAGTCAGAAACTTTAGGTGTAAAGTCATGTTCTAACAAGATGTTGCTGGACTTGAAATCCCGATGTATAACACGAGGACTAGAGTCTTCATGCAGATATGCTAAACCACGAGCTGCACCAAGGGCAATCTTCATTCGTGCACCCCAATCAAGAGGAGAAGCTTCCTTGTCAACTCCTGATATTAGACAGAAACaacaaattcaaagaattttctCAGagaatcaaacaataaaaaaaatatatctaaaatttcatccaaattttaagatagaatttttatttttatttttttcaaagttgtATCTACCATGTAAATGTGATTCCACACTTCCATTTGGAACAAGTTCATAGACGAGGCAGCGGGTATGCTCCTCAGTGCAGATGCCAATCAATTTAACCAAGTTCCTATGATGCAAACGGCTAAGCATCTCAACTTCTGCCAAGAACTCTCGGCCACCCTGCTGATCATCTCTCTTAAGAACCTTAACAGCTACCTCCACTCCATCATCTAGAATGCCCCTGTAGACAAGACCAAAACCACCTTCTCCTAGTACTCTTGAAGCATCAAAGTTATCTGTGGCCCTCTCTATGTCATTCAAACTGAAGGTCTTAGCAGATCCGGTATATGTCACTACCCCAGAACTGAAGGACACTGATGTAGAACTGGTCCTGCTTCCCAACATCATAGACCCAGCAGCCCCTGCAGgataaaattttgttacatAGCTTAAAGTGAACTCCATGGAACCTGAGAAGggtaaaaaaacttttttttggtTGAGTCATATCTGAAAATGAACTCTGCATAACCATACAAATTTCAACATCTTGCAATGTGGCAACAAATAAGTCTGAAATTTTCATAAACGAGAACTTCGTGAGGAAAAGTCAGGAAGCCAGATACCAAAATAAAATCAGCAAGAAGATCGGGAATGATTCAAGAAAACAACAAAGACTTTGAGAAGGAAAATCATTTTGGAACTATTCAGGATGGTTAGGAAATTTGTccaaaaaaaagtaataatgatATTCCACATATTCGGGACTATTTATACATATCATATTTCCAGCACTTAATAAAAGGTTGTACACAATTAATGACTTCATAAAGAATTTAGAGAATTTTACAGCAAAGGTATTACCTGATGGTTTTGcaaaggaggaaatcaaagaATGTGGAATATCTTCAGCTTGATGAACATGACCTCTGCACTTCAATACCAAAACCCAAGCAACTGCAATGCATATAACAAAACCCGTCACAGATGATAAAACAATCACAGTGATCATACTTCCTCCAAGCCCATGTTTCTGTTTCTGAGGCACATCAACCCCCAAGGGTTTCATTACCCTTCCATTGTTGCCATGGCCTGAGTATGACCCGTCATCAATATTACTAATGCTTGAAGGCGGAGAAGGTGGAAGACCTATAGAGAATAGTTTCAgacaagaaaaattagaaacaagATATGGAACACCCTAAATGTGGGCGGGCAAACTTTGAAGGAAGAAGCCAAGAATTATCTTCAAGGGCACCAAGACAAATGTCAATTGAGGGCAAGGAGAATAAAAGTAAAAGTTTATTTCCATAAGTAGGCAGATGTTACATGCTACTTACAGGTATCGTTTTGGCAATGATATTGTTTTAGTTATTGAGTTTTAATGACTAGAGAAGTAATTCTTCCTTTTAAGTTTTCCATAAACTCACTAAGAAAATATCAAGATTACCTGGATATCGAACATATAATGCTTCATATCCACCATAGAGGGAagtctttataaaaaattttttgAGCCAGAACTTCTCGTAGATTGAAAATGCAGTGGtatgattgaatttttctcCAAGTGGTACCAAGTCGATCAGGATGATAGTTTTGTCTAGCTGCTGGTTGGCTGCATTTGCTCCCATAATGCGAACCTGGCTATGATTTAGTGAAACACCAGCAGCAATTTCATCAGCCAGCTCCGAGACCAAGGGGAAGAAAGTATATAGTGCTACACTAAGGCGCAATTTAACTTGAATTGGCCACACACAACCGCAGGGTGATCCAGGAGGCGTATATGTTAAAGGTTCTGTGCAAGTCAATGATGCACAATCTACAGAGTACAAGCAGAAGTGTCAATTTTTGGATGATAATAAGAATTTAGTCAAGATACCAAATCGAATAAA from Vitis vinifera cultivar Pinot Noir 40024 chromosome 9, ASM3070453v1 includes these protein-coding regions:
- the LOC104880216 gene encoding uncharacterized protein LOC104880216; this translates as MFDTLVWKCADDGLQYRKTVEKERAFDFLAGLNKSLDDVRGHLISQKPFPSIRVIFADVRREESRRRVMVGDSGRQNNTPVEPLALAVKNPDNAGNQRREGKQWCVYCRLTNHTRENYWKLHGRPPNWRSNKQSERAPQTAAAVENPQNSRVDLAGFNKYHIEQWWKLFNQSQNTSSDIPS
- the LOC100263472 gene encoding receptor-like serine/threonine-protein kinase ALE2 isoform X2, with product MEHSPTEAHHPHHRVRLSNIAVPPSSLPFKHQAKKHVHGSASSPTTSFYRHHHARNKFRNSAPAPSHLLSPHPYSQQGPSVSSFHSPVPSSTSWGSPSPAPSPAPLSRQINMHFHPPAVAPLGSSLKNMKTPPPPLVWTLPPPPPNEDCASLTCTEPLTYTPPGSPCGCVWPIQVKLRLSVALYTFFPLVSELADEIAAGVSLNHSQVRIMGANAANQQLDKTIILIDLVPLGEKFNHTTAFSIYEKFWLKKFFIKTSLYGGYEALYVRYPGLPPSPPSSISNIDDGSYSGHGNNGRVMKPLGVDVPQKQKHGLGGSMITVIVLSSVTGFVICIAVAWVLVLKCRGHVHQAEDIPHSLISSFAKPSGAAGSMMLGSRTSSTSVSFSSGVVTYTGSAKTFSLNDIERATDNFDASRVLGEGGFGLVYRGILDDGVEVAVKVLKRDDQQGGREFLAEVEMLSRLHHRNLVKLIGICTEEHTRCLVYELVPNGSVESHLHGVDKEASPLDWGARMKIALGAARGLAYLHEDSSPRVIHRDFKSSNILLEHDFTPKVSDFGLARTALDEGNKHISTRVMGTFGYLAPEYAMTGHLLVKSDVYSYGVVLLELLTGRKPVDLSQPPGQENLVAWARPLLTTKEGLETIIDPALKSSSPFDSAAKVAAIASMCVQPEVSHRPFMGEVVQALKLVCSEYDETKDLASKSFSQENLSIDVIRKSSRVLGELLEVSQVHHPVAGHDSSFDTKMALSVSDLVSTSMGFEGQDSGSFRRYSSSGPLSTGRRREFWQRLRRSSGGSASEHGFSFKLWPRSS
- the LOC100263472 gene encoding receptor-like serine/threonine-protein kinase ALE2 isoform X1, translating into MGMPLVLLVMTQCLAFTALSAHGSADPAVSPTSNSLSHGRKKHGTVAAAPPNKEFHILQSMEHSPTEAHHPHHRVRLSNIAVPPSSLPFKHQAKKHVHGSASSPTTSFYRHHHARNKFRNSAPAPSHLLSPHPYSQQGPSVSSFHSPVPSSTSWGSPSPAPSPAPLSRQINMHFHPPAVAPLGSSLKNMKTPPPPLVWTLPPPPPNEDCASLTCTEPLTYTPPGSPCGCVWPIQVKLRLSVALYTFFPLVSELADEIAAGVSLNHSQVRIMGANAANQQLDKTIILIDLVPLGEKFNHTTAFSIYEKFWLKKFFIKTSLYGGYEALYVRYPGLPPSPPSSISNIDDGSYSGHGNNGRVMKPLGVDVPQKQKHGLGGSMITVIVLSSVTGFVICIAVAWVLVLKCRGHVHQAEDIPHSLISSFAKPSGAAGSMMLGSRTSSTSVSFSSGVVTYTGSAKTFSLNDIERATDNFDASRVLGEGGFGLVYRGILDDGVEVAVKVLKRDDQQGGREFLAEVEMLSRLHHRNLVKLIGICTEEHTRCLVYELVPNGSVESHLHGVDKEASPLDWGARMKIALGAARGLAYLHEDSSPRVIHRDFKSSNILLEHDFTPKVSDFGLARTALDEGNKHISTRVMGTFGYLAPEYAMTGHLLVKSDVYSYGVVLLELLTGRKPVDLSQPPGQENLVAWARPLLTTKEGLETIIDPALKSSSPFDSAAKVAAIASMCVQPEVSHRPFMGEVVQALKLVCSEYDETKDLASKSFSQENLSIDVIRKSSRVLGELLEVSQVHHPVAGHDSSFDTKMALSVSDLVSTSMGFEGQDSGSFRRYSSSGPLSTGRRREFWQRLRRSSGGSASEHGFSFKLWPRSS